The Thermithiobacillus plumbiphilus genome includes a region encoding these proteins:
- a CDS encoding class I SAM-dependent methyltransferase yields MGTGLDFDKVAEKFDAWIPHMAPVSECLLNAIDAQPGERILDVATGTGEPALTLARRLQDQLEIIGVDAAEAMVRAARTKAALHGLRSLTFQCMPGESLAFGDAGFDAVLCRFGLMFFEDPKRGLGEMHRVLKPGGRLAVAVWSSAERMPTLAWAHQALRQRVPEELLPPLEKASALGEPGKLESLCRELGFQACQVHTAELVYHFPDFDAYWQTVEASGVLQAPLDSLAATEREAVRAEIASLSRQYQGDAGLAIPHEYLWLFARKAL; encoded by the coding sequence ATGGGTACAGGTCTGGATTTCGACAAGGTCGCCGAGAAGTTCGATGCCTGGATTCCCCACATGGCACCGGTCAGCGAATGCCTGCTCAACGCCATTGACGCGCAACCCGGGGAGCGCATCCTGGATGTTGCCACCGGTACCGGAGAACCCGCCCTGACGCTGGCGCGTCGGCTGCAGGACCAGCTTGAGATCATTGGCGTTGATGCCGCAGAAGCCATGGTGCGCGCCGCCCGGACTAAGGCCGCGCTTCACGGCCTGCGTAGCCTGACCTTCCAGTGCATGCCCGGGGAGTCGCTTGCCTTTGGGGACGCAGGCTTTGATGCGGTCCTCTGTCGCTTTGGCCTGATGTTCTTCGAGGACCCGAAACGCGGTCTTGGTGAAATGCATCGTGTGCTCAAGCCCGGCGGACGGTTGGCAGTCGCTGTATGGAGCAGCGCCGAACGCATGCCGACGCTCGCCTGGGCCCATCAGGCCCTGCGTCAGCGAGTGCCTGAGGAACTTCTGCCGCCCCTGGAAAAGGCAAGTGCTCTGGGCGAGCCCGGAAAGCTGGAAAGCCTTTGCAGAGAGCTTGGTTTCCAAGCCTGCCAGGTGCATACCGCGGAACTGGTCTACCACTTCCCGGATTTCGATGCCTACTGGCAGACGGTGGAAGCTTCAGGGGTATTGCAGGCGCCACTCGACAGCCTGGCGGCGACCGAGCGGGAAGCCGTGCGGGCGGAGATCGCCAGTCTGTCTCGTCAGTATCAGGGAGATGCTGGCCTGGCCATTCCTCACGAGTATCTCTGGCTGTTTGCCCGCAAAGCTCTATAG